A region of Gemmatimonadaceae bacterium DNA encodes the following proteins:
- a CDS encoding ATP-binding cassette domain-containing protein: MIELTNLVKTFDQPGGDRVRALRGVSLTMPAGQFLTVIGTNGSGKSTVLNAIAGTFAVDEGSIRIAGTDVTHQAEHTRAALIGRVFQDPFKGSCPSMTVGENLRLAARRGERRGLQLGLTRRTRDAYREQLASLGLHLEHRVDALMGTLSGGQRQAITLLMATLKRPALLLLDEHTAALDPRAAEQVMQVSEHLVRSQQLTALMVTHSMEHAVRFGDRTVMVHRGTIVADLVGAERTGVTEADLLARFAQLRYTAEMRYTQELAAGASDI; this comes from the coding sequence ATGATTGAGCTCACGAATCTCGTGAAGACCTTCGATCAGCCCGGCGGCGATCGGGTGCGCGCCCTTCGCGGCGTGTCGCTCACGATGCCCGCCGGGCAGTTCCTCACCGTGATCGGCACCAATGGCTCGGGCAAGAGCACCGTGCTCAACGCCATTGCCGGCACGTTCGCGGTGGACGAAGGCAGCATTCGGATTGCCGGGACGGACGTCACCCACCAGGCGGAGCACACGCGCGCCGCGCTCATCGGTCGCGTCTTTCAGGATCCGTTCAAGGGATCGTGTCCCTCCATGACGGTGGGCGAGAACCTGCGCCTCGCGGCGCGACGCGGTGAGCGGCGCGGATTGCAGCTCGGACTGACGCGCCGCACCCGCGACGCCTACCGTGAGCAGCTGGCCTCGCTGGGCCTCCATCTCGAGCATCGCGTCGACGCGCTCATGGGCACGCTCAGCGGCGGCCAGCGTCAGGCCATCACGCTGCTCATGGCCACCCTCAAGCGCCCGGCGCTCCTGCTGCTCGACGAACACACCGCCGCACTGGATCCGCGTGCCGCCGAACAGGTCATGCAGGTCTCCGAGCATCTGGTGCGCAGCCAGCAGCTCACCGCGCTGATGGTCACCCACAGCATGGAGCACGCGGTGCGCTTCGGCGACCGCACGGTGATGGTGCACCGTGGCACCATCGTCGCCGACCTGGTCGGCGCCGAGCGCACCGGCGTGACGGAGGCGGATTTGCTGGCGCGGTTTGCGCAGCTGCGGTATACGGCGGAGATGCGATATACGCAGGAGCTCGCGGCGGGCGCCTCGGACATCTGA
- a CDS encoding NUDIX domain-containing protein, whose protein sequence is MTQRVVAAVVRRGAQLLVCQRPAHKRHGGLWEFPGGKCEPGESDHDATARELDEELGVTVRAVGAPLFTAHDEGSPFEIVFLPVEIDGEPERREHDALCWGTPAELLQLPLAPSDDRFVRSLVPWA, encoded by the coding sequence ATGACCCAACGTGTCGTTGCCGCCGTCGTGCGCCGTGGGGCGCAGCTGCTCGTGTGCCAGCGCCCGGCCCACAAGCGGCATGGCGGACTCTGGGAGTTTCCCGGCGGGAAGTGCGAGCCCGGGGAATCGGATCATGACGCCACCGCGCGTGAGCTCGATGAAGAACTCGGAGTCACCGTGCGCGCCGTGGGCGCACCGCTCTTCACGGCGCACGACGAGGGATCACCGTTTGAGATCGTCTTCCTGCCGGTCGAGATCGACGGCGAACCGGAGCGGCGTGAACACGATGCCCTCTGCTGGGGCACGCCGGCCGAGCTGTTGCAGCTCCCGCTCGCGCCGAGCGACGATCGCTTCGTGCGGTCGCTCGTGCCGTGGGCGTGA
- a CDS encoding serine/threonine protein kinase: protein MAAPLQTDADALTGRVLERKYRIGRRLGEGGMGAVYLAEHVGIGRDVALKIVHPELLADPLAVERFTREARAAGGIQHRHVVNVTDFGVDRVDTQDIAYLVMERLSGQTLEEVLHERGALALREVVDIVAQVAEGLAAAHHAGVVHRDLKPANIWLTPDARGGFHVTLLDFGIAKLRDAQFAQRPADARLTALPERAAVAPRARPETDGPATQVGESVGTPAYMSPEQCVGDDVDWRSDLYSLGVVVYQMLVGVLPFQGDTMALLRQHFVAEVPALPADRAIPPGVDAVLRRALAKTPAERFQSAPAFAAALRAHASGFGDSMRRALGVFADRMPELSVLGLCFAMPGLLATAGYLLFAWAPRLLQPVLWLMIVPSGMLAATPMAMASIAAVFGDLRSRPFARLTWRGAARAVSGSERDGAALYLDWLRVAFTRYLATSKAAKGNGLRNMLAYVDGFRHGGATSTPERLERMAAVLPTRAFATMAIAQLIALAVLPTIMVFAAIGVLRVLAVAPASALPVLGAVAGMAFSGALFLQVFIGIVDVMLYDLAYDMTRE from the coding sequence TTGGCGGCGCCGCTGCAGACCGACGCCGACGCGCTGACCGGTCGGGTCCTCGAGCGAAAGTACCGGATCGGGCGTCGACTCGGTGAAGGCGGCATGGGCGCCGTCTACCTCGCGGAGCATGTCGGCATCGGCCGCGATGTCGCGCTCAAGATCGTGCACCCCGAGCTGCTGGCCGATCCGCTCGCCGTCGAGCGATTCACGCGCGAAGCGCGCGCCGCCGGGGGCATCCAGCATCGCCACGTCGTCAACGTCACCGATTTTGGCGTCGATCGCGTGGATACGCAGGACATCGCGTATCTCGTCATGGAGCGACTCTCGGGGCAGACCCTCGAGGAGGTCCTGCACGAGCGCGGCGCGCTGGCGTTGCGCGAAGTGGTCGATATCGTGGCGCAGGTCGCCGAGGGGCTCGCCGCCGCGCATCACGCCGGTGTGGTGCATCGCGATCTCAAGCCCGCCAATATCTGGCTCACGCCCGATGCGCGTGGCGGCTTTCACGTGACGCTGCTGGATTTCGGCATCGCCAAGTTGCGCGACGCGCAGTTCGCGCAGCGGCCCGCCGACGCGCGCCTCACGGCACTCCCCGAGCGAGCAGCGGTCGCGCCGCGCGCACGACCCGAGACCGACGGTCCGGCGACGCAGGTGGGCGAATCGGTGGGCACACCGGCCTACATGTCGCCCGAGCAGTGTGTCGGCGATGACGTCGATTGGCGGAGCGACCTCTACAGCCTCGGCGTGGTCGTCTACCAGATGCTGGTGGGTGTGCTCCCCTTCCAGGGCGATACGATGGCCCTCCTGCGGCAGCATTTCGTCGCCGAGGTGCCGGCGCTGCCCGCCGATCGCGCCATCCCGCCAGGGGTGGATGCGGTGCTGCGTCGTGCGCTCGCCAAGACGCCCGCCGAGCGCTTTCAGTCGGCCCCCGCCTTCGCCGCCGCGTTGCGCGCGCATGCCTCGGGGTTTGGCGACAGCATGCGGCGCGCGCTCGGCGTCTTCGCCGATCGGATGCCCGAGTTGTCGGTGCTCGGGCTCTGCTTTGCGATGCCCGGGTTACTCGCGACCGCCGGATACCTGCTCTTCGCCTGGGCGCCGCGGCTCCTGCAGCCTGTGCTCTGGTTGATGATCGTCCCGAGCGGCATGCTCGCCGCCACGCCCATGGCGATGGCGAGCATCGCCGCGGTGTTTGGCGATCTGCGTAGCCGACCGTTTGCCCGCCTCACCTGGCGCGGGGCCGCTCGCGCCGTCTCCGGAAGCGAACGCGATGGGGCCGCGCTCTACCTGGATTGGCTGCGCGTGGCGTTCACCCGCTATCTGGCCACCAGCAAGGCCGCCAAGGGCAACGGACTCCGCAACATGCTCGCCTATGTGGACGGCTTCCGGCACGGCGGCGCCACGAGTACCCCCGAGCGCCTCGAGCGGATGGCGGCCGTGCTGCCCACCCGGGCGTTTGCCACGATGGCCATCGCGCAGCTCATCGCGCTCGCGGTACTCCCCACCATCATGGTCTTCGCCGCGATCGGCGTGTTGCGAGTCCTGGCCGTCGCACCGGCCAGCGCCCTTCCCGTGCTCGGCGCGGTCGCCGGGATGGCCTTCTCGGGCGCACTGTTCCTGCAGGTGTTCATCGGCATCGTCGACGTCATGCTGTACGACCTCGCGTACGACATGACGCGCGAGTAG
- a CDS encoding metal-binding protein: MTERPFYTLIGPDGSPYPSPTKGTIGGHRKNRIYGRLDCKAARRALGTGRSYEQQRVFFADEATAIAAGYRPCAVCMPAEYDQWKAKGGK, encoded by the coding sequence ATGACTGAGAGACCGTTCTACACGCTGATCGGCCCCGACGGCTCGCCGTACCCAAGCCCCACCAAGGGCACGATCGGCGGCCACCGCAAGAATCGCATTTACGGGCGCCTCGACTGCAAGGCCGCGCGACGGGCGCTGGGCACCGGCCGCAGCTACGAACAGCAGCGCGTCTTCTTTGCCGACGAAGCCACCGCGATCGCGGCCGGCTATCGCCCGTGCGCCGTGTGCATGCCGGCGGAGTACGACCAGTGGAAGGCGAAGGGCGGGAAGTAG
- a CDS encoding AraC family transcriptional regulator, producing MDVLTDLFRESGLRRRLLDLHHLPAARALRFPCDRSVGFHVVLTGTAYIHAPGEPAPIALAAGDIAIMARGCEHLLSGAATLAGLPVDDISLAPTGQPREAHPGESSAALVSGAYQLWNAPLHPFFTELPPWFVLRAERTLSLSPVSLTVAMLAEEARQQGLGRETVLHGLLDVLFTQLLRVVVEQQGARASGWSQAVREPHIRHAVTLLHQEFARDWTLEALARAVGLSRSVLAERFRDAMGETPLAYLRTVRLQRAMRLLTDGTQTLEQVALAVGYQDAFGFSKAFKKAVGESPGEFRRRNAAEADIPWRLRASDAVGAG from the coding sequence ATGGACGTCCTGACCGACCTGTTCCGGGAATCCGGCCTGCGCCGGCGCCTGCTCGATCTGCACCATTTGCCCGCGGCGCGGGCCCTGCGCTTCCCCTGCGACCGCAGCGTGGGCTTTCACGTGGTGCTCACGGGCACCGCCTATATCCACGCCCCGGGCGAGCCCGCCCCGATCGCGCTCGCGGCCGGCGATATCGCCATCATGGCCCGGGGCTGCGAGCATCTGCTGAGCGGGGCCGCCACCCTCGCCGGGTTGCCGGTCGATGACATCTCACTCGCGCCCACGGGGCAGCCGCGCGAGGCGCACCCCGGGGAGAGCAGCGCCGCGCTGGTCAGTGGTGCCTATCAGCTGTGGAATGCCCCGCTGCATCCGTTCTTCACCGAACTGCCCCCCTGGTTCGTGCTGCGCGCCGAACGGACACTGTCGCTCAGCCCCGTGTCGCTGACCGTGGCCATGCTCGCCGAGGAGGCGCGGCAGCAGGGGTTGGGGCGGGAGACCGTGTTGCACGGCCTGCTCGATGTGCTCTTCACGCAGCTGCTGCGCGTCGTGGTCGAGCAGCAGGGCGCCCGCGCGTCCGGGTGGAGCCAGGCGGTGCGTGAGCCACACATCCGGCACGCGGTCACGCTCCTGCATCAGGAGTTCGCGCGCGACTGGACACTCGAGGCGCTGGCGCGCGCGGTGGGGCTCTCGCGCAGTGTGTTGGCCGAACGCTTTCGCGATGCCATGGGCGAGACGCCGCTCGCCTATCTCCGCACGGTGCGGCTGCAGCGCGCCATGCGGCTGCTCACCGACGGCACGCAGACGCTCGAGCAGGTGGCGCTCGCCGTGGGCTATCAGGACGCCTTTGGGTTTTCCAAGGCGTTCAAGAAGGCCGTGGGCGAATCGCCCGGCGAATTCCGGCGGCGGAATGCCGCCGAAGCGGACATCCCGTGGCGACTGCGGGCCAGCGACGCGGTGGGCGCGGGCTGA
- a CDS encoding NAD(P)H-binding protein: MSTYLVVGANGTVAHEVARLLEAAGHVVRRGTSRAAGAGQVHIDLVSGAGIDDALRGVDGAFVFAPPGYTNQDVLLPPVFAAAQRLGVRKVVMMSAMGADASDEAPMRKAELALERSGVAWNVIRPNWFMQNFHTFWLHGITHHNAVQLPVGDARTSFIDARDIAAVAAALLQRADFDNQAFDLTGGASLTHAEVAAILSRELDRPIRFEDITSESMRPGLLAAGLPADYVEFLLLILSYLKAGYAERTTDAVERITGRAPRTFEAYARDFRAAYPSPVAA; encoded by the coding sequence ATGTCGACGTACTTGGTGGTAGGGGCCAATGGGACCGTGGCGCACGAGGTCGCCCGTTTGCTGGAAGCGGCGGGGCATGTGGTCCGTCGCGGCACGAGCCGGGCGGCGGGGGCGGGGCAGGTGCATATCGATCTGGTGAGCGGCGCGGGCATCGATGACGCCCTGCGCGGCGTGGATGGCGCCTTCGTCTTCGCGCCGCCGGGCTACACCAATCAGGACGTGCTGCTGCCGCCGGTGTTTGCGGCCGCGCAGCGCCTGGGGGTGCGCAAGGTGGTCATGATGAGCGCCATGGGGGCCGATGCCAGCGACGAGGCGCCGATGCGGAAGGCCGAGTTGGCGCTCGAACGGTCGGGGGTCGCGTGGAACGTGATTCGCCCCAACTGGTTCATGCAGAACTTCCACACCTTCTGGCTGCACGGCATCACGCACCACAACGCCGTGCAGCTGCCGGTGGGTGACGCCCGGACGAGCTTCATCGATGCGCGCGATATCGCCGCGGTGGCGGCGGCGTTGCTCCAGCGCGCGGACTTCGACAATCAGGCGTTCGATCTGACGGGTGGCGCGTCGCTGACGCACGCCGAGGTGGCCGCGATCCTGTCACGCGAACTCGATCGCCCGATCCGCTTTGAGGACATCACCTCGGAGTCGATGCGTCCCGGGCTGCTCGCCGCGGGGCTCCCGGCCGACTACGTCGAGTTTCTCCTGCTGATTCTGTCGTATCTCAAGGCCGGCTACGCCGAGCGCACGACCGATGCGGTGGAGCGCATCACGGGGCGTGCACCGCGAACCTTCGAGGCGTATGCGCGCGATTTCCGCGCCGCTTATCCCTCGCCGGTGGCCGCCTGA
- a CDS encoding M20/M25/M40 family metallo-hydrolase yields the protein MSMPRTAALLSAALLALPRATLFAQPAAQIPEKYRDVATRIIAAAQADSAAAWNRIAELTDTFGHRLSGSKALEQAIDWTVATMKADGLANVRKEKAMVPHWVRGAESLTLVSPRMQTLPMLGLGGSIATPPQGITAEVMVVASFEELTQRAAEAKGKIVLYDAEWRDYGYNGAFRRQGAIAAAKAGAVASLARAAGPYSMRTPHTGNMSYDSTVKKIPHASVTAEDAMMMRRMIARGQKVVVTLRMSAKTLPDAQSHNVMGELVGREKPDEIVVMGGHIDSWDVGQGAMDDAGGVVVAWEAIRLLKKLGLTPRRTIRVVGWTNEENGGKGGQAYKDAHQNEVHQLAIESDGGVFSPLGFGFTGPAESRKVVEAIGSLLAPIGANKIGPSGGGADIGPIMQTGVPGMGLEVDGSRYFWFHHTDADTPDKLDPKEVQRCVAVMAVMAYIAADLEQSLR from the coding sequence ATGTCCATGCCCCGTACCGCCGCGCTGCTCAGCGCCGCCCTGCTCGCGCTCCCGCGCGCGACGCTCTTCGCTCAACCGGCCGCGCAAATCCCCGAGAAGTACCGTGACGTGGCCACTCGGATCATCGCCGCCGCGCAGGCCGACAGTGCCGCCGCGTGGAACCGGATTGCCGAACTCACCGACACGTTCGGGCATCGGCTGAGCGGGTCGAAGGCGCTCGAGCAGGCCATCGACTGGACCGTCGCCACGATGAAGGCCGATGGTCTCGCCAATGTGCGCAAGGAGAAGGCGATGGTGCCGCACTGGGTGCGGGGTGCCGAATCGCTCACGCTGGTCTCCCCGCGCATGCAGACCCTCCCGATGCTGGGGCTGGGCGGCAGCATCGCCACGCCGCCGCAGGGAATCACCGCCGAGGTGATGGTGGTGGCGAGCTTCGAGGAGCTCACGCAACGGGCGGCCGAAGCCAAGGGGAAGATTGTGCTGTACGACGCCGAGTGGCGCGACTACGGCTACAACGGCGCGTTCCGCCGGCAGGGCGCGATCGCGGCGGCCAAGGCGGGCGCGGTCGCCAGTCTCGCGCGCGCCGCGGGGCCGTACAGCATGCGCACGCCGCACACCGGCAACATGAGCTACGACTCCACGGTGAAGAAGATTCCGCACGCGAGTGTCACCGCCGAAGACGCGATGATGATGCGGCGCATGATCGCGCGCGGGCAGAAGGTGGTCGTCACGCTCAGGATGAGCGCGAAGACGCTCCCCGATGCGCAGAGCCACAACGTGATGGGCGAACTCGTGGGGCGTGAGAAGCCCGACGAGATCGTCGTGATGGGCGGCCACATCGACTCATGGGATGTGGGGCAGGGCGCGATGGACGACGCCGGGGGCGTGGTCGTGGCGTGGGAAGCGATTCGCCTGCTCAAGAAGCTCGGGCTCACGCCGCGCCGCACGATTCGCGTGGTCGGCTGGACCAACGAAGAAAATGGCGGCAAGGGCGGCCAGGCCTACAAGGACGCGCACCAGAACGAGGTGCACCAGCTCGCGATCGAAAGCGACGGCGGCGTCTTCTCGCCGCTCGGCTTCGGCTTTACCGGCCCGGCCGAATCACGGAAGGTCGTCGAGGCCATCGGGTCCCTGCTGGCGCCCATCGGCGCCAACAAAATCGGCCCGAGCGGCGGGGGCGCCGATATCGGGCCGATCATGCAAACTGGCGTCCCCGGCATGGGGCTCGAGGTCGACGGATCGCGCTACTTCTGGTTCCACCACACCGATGCCGATACCCCGGACAAGCTGGACCCCAAGGAGGTCCAGCGGTGCGTGGCGGTCATGGCGGTGATGGCCTACATCGCGGCGGATCTGGAGCAGTCGCTGCGCTGA
- a CDS encoding DUF2165 domain-containing protein: MVRACKALLVGATGLYLALVAFNNVTDYGSNLQFVQHVLSMDTTFPGNALLWRAIRAPWVHHAFYVTIIAWEIRSAVLLLLGAWRLWAARRAPRAFVAAKGLALLGLTSNLLQWLVAFLTVGGEWFAMWQSNVWNGSETAGRMFTVVGIVLLFVSAPESEGPAPEVTA; the protein is encoded by the coding sequence ATGGTCCGCGCGTGCAAGGCCCTGCTGGTGGGCGCGACCGGGCTGTATCTGGCGCTGGTCGCGTTCAACAACGTCACCGACTACGGGTCCAACCTGCAGTTCGTGCAGCACGTGCTGAGCATGGACACCACGTTCCCGGGCAATGCGCTGCTCTGGCGCGCGATTCGCGCGCCGTGGGTGCACCACGCGTTCTACGTCACCATCATCGCGTGGGAAATCCGGTCGGCGGTGCTGTTGCTCCTTGGCGCGTGGCGCCTGTGGGCGGCGCGCCGCGCGCCCCGCGCGTTCGTGGCCGCCAAGGGGCTCGCGCTGCTGGGGCTCACCAGCAATCTGCTGCAATGGCTCGTGGCCTTTCTCACCGTGGGCGGCGAATGGTTCGCCATGTGGCAGTCGAACGTCTGGAACGGCAGTGAGACGGCGGGGCGCATGTTCACCGTCGTTGGCATCGTTCTGCTCTTCGTCAGCGCCCCGGAGTCCGAGGGGCCAGCGCCGGAGGTGACCGCATGA
- a CDS encoding peptidylprolyl isomerase, which translates to MTQSLRRSPAPRSRWMTALLIGLAACGGGSDSAATRSAAPPAVSDAPPRAVPGPAATPTKSPDQYRAEFITSKGVFIVAVTRALAPRAADRFYELVQNGYYVRTRFYRVVPGFITQWGIHGDTAVNAQWDRATIPDEPMKTSNVRGRIAFAANGPNSRATEVFIATGDQAKTLDRQRFAPFGEVVQGMDVVDKISAEYGEEPNYSRISHQGNSYLRKWFPALDSIVSARIIQP; encoded by the coding sequence ATGACCCAGTCCCTACGCCGATCGCCGGCGCCGCGGTCGCGCTGGATGACGGCGCTGTTGATCGGCCTCGCCGCCTGCGGCGGTGGCTCCGATTCCGCCGCCACGCGCTCCGCCGCCCCGCCGGCCGTGAGCGACGCGCCGCCGCGCGCCGTGCCTGGTCCGGCGGCGACCCCCACGAAGAGCCCGGACCAGTACCGGGCCGAGTTCATTACCAGCAAGGGCGTGTTCATCGTGGCCGTCACGCGAGCGCTCGCGCCGCGCGCGGCCGACCGCTTCTACGAACTCGTCCAGAACGGCTACTACGTGCGCACCCGTTTCTATCGGGTGGTGCCGGGGTTCATCACGCAGTGGGGCATTCACGGCGATACGGCGGTGAACGCCCAATGGGATCGCGCCACGATCCCCGATGAACCGATGAAGACCTCCAACGTGCGCGGTCGCATCGCCTTCGCGGCCAACGGCCCCAACTCCCGCGCCACCGAGGTGTTCATCGCCACCGGCGACCAGGCCAAGACCCTCGATCGCCAGCGCTTCGCCCCCTTTGGCGAGGTGGTACAGGGCATGGACGTGGTGGACAAGATCAGCGCCGAGTACGGCGAGGAGCCCAACTACTCGCGCATCAGCCATCAGGGGAACAGCTACTTGCGAAAGTGGTTTCCCGCGTTGGATTCGATCGTGAGCGCACGCATCATTCAGCCGTAG
- the hemJ gene encoding protoporphyrinogen oxidase HemJ: MAYLWFKAFHIVFMVSWMAGLFYLVRLFVYHADANRESEPRRGILAPQFALMERRLLNVITTPAMVLSWITGVSMIALQPGLLGEPWLRAKLLLVLLLSAYHGLCVKVMKELATGATSRTGEFFRVANEGPTLVLVLVSVLVIFKSAVQFGQLGWTLAGVILSIYLGFKAYAGYRRTHPEH, translated from the coding sequence ATGGCGTACCTCTGGTTCAAGGCGTTCCATATCGTGTTCATGGTCAGCTGGATGGCTGGCCTGTTCTATCTGGTGCGGCTGTTCGTCTATCACGCCGACGCCAACCGGGAGAGCGAGCCGCGCCGCGGGATTCTGGCGCCGCAGTTCGCGCTGATGGAACGCCGGCTGCTCAATGTGATCACCACGCCGGCAATGGTGCTGAGCTGGATCACCGGCGTCTCCATGATCGCGCTCCAGCCAGGACTCCTCGGCGAACCGTGGCTGCGCGCCAAGCTGCTGCTGGTGCTGCTGCTCAGCGCCTATCACGGCCTGTGTGTAAAGGTCATGAAGGAGCTCGCCACCGGCGCCACGTCGCGCACCGGGGAGTTCTTCCGCGTGGCCAACGAAGGGCCCACGCTCGTGCTCGTGCTCGTCAGCGTGCTCGTGATCTTCAAGAGCGCCGTGCAATTCGGCCAGCTGGGCTGGACGCTGGCCGGTGTCATTCTGTCGATCTACCTCGGCTTCAAGGCGTACGCCGGGTATCGGCGCACGCATCCCGAGCACTGA
- the sseA gene encoding 3-mercaptopyruvate sulfurtransferase: protein MALDLPTPIVSTDWLAAHLGDPSLRVVDATWHMPATGRKARDEYAAGHIPGAVFADIDALSDETAPYPHTLPSPETFAARVGALGLGSAHAIVVYDSSAQNFSAPRVWYMLRTMGHARVAILDGGLAKWTAEGRPLSHEAVSLPPATFTPALNAAQWRDLTAMQANVASHAEQVVDARSPGRFQAIEPEPRAGVRGGHIPGARNVHYATLVNADGTLKSADALRAQFAAAGLDLSAPIVASCGSGITACAVTLGLEVAGATQVAVYDGSWTEWGSQANTPVETGPAAEPRA from the coding sequence ATGGCTCTCGACCTGCCCACTCCGATCGTTTCCACCGACTGGCTCGCCGCGCATCTCGGTGACCCGTCGCTCCGCGTGGTGGATGCCACGTGGCACATGCCCGCCACCGGCCGCAAGGCGCGCGACGAGTACGCGGCGGGCCATATCCCCGGTGCCGTCTTCGCGGATATCGACGCGCTGAGCGACGAGACCGCGCCGTACCCGCACACCCTGCCGTCGCCCGAGACGTTCGCGGCGCGCGTGGGGGCGCTGGGGCTCGGGAGTGCGCACGCCATCGTGGTCTACGACAGCAGTGCGCAGAACTTCAGCGCCCCGCGTGTCTGGTACATGCTGCGCACCATGGGGCACGCGCGGGTGGCCATCCTCGATGGCGGGCTGGCGAAGTGGACCGCCGAAGGCCGCCCCCTCAGCCACGAGGCGGTGTCCCTGCCGCCAGCCACCTTCACCCCGGCACTCAACGCGGCCCAATGGCGCGACCTCACCGCCATGCAGGCGAATGTGGCGTCACACGCCGAGCAGGTGGTGGACGCGCGCTCACCCGGTCGCTTTCAGGCCATCGAACCGGAACCGCGCGCGGGCGTGCGCGGCGGGCACATCCCCGGTGCGCGCAACGTGCACTACGCCACGCTGGTCAACGCCGACGGCACGCTCAAGTCGGCCGACGCGCTGCGCGCCCAGTTCGCGGCAGCCGGCCTCGATCTCTCAGCGCCCATTGTGGCCTCATGCGGTAGCGGCATCACCGCGTGCGCCGTGACGCTCGGACTTGAAGTGGCCGGCGCAACGCAGGTGGCGGTGTACGATGGCAGCTGGACGGAATGGGGCAGTCAGGCCAACACGCCGGTCGAGACGGGCCCCGCCGCGGAGCCGCGCGCATGA
- a CDS encoding NAD(P)H-binding protein, producing MNSERLAPKRVVMLGATGTIGRATVRALLRHGHAVKCLVRPGTARAALPDGVTIHECVVTDPLSIRDALGSDRFDAVVSCMASRTGAPKDAWAIDHQAHLHLLDAAKGHGATQFVLLSAICVQKPRLEFQRAKLAFEQELMASGLTWSIVRPTAFFKSISGQIERVQQGKPFLLFGDGTLTACKPISDDDCAEYLATCLREPDRWNRILPIGGPGMAITLKQQGELLFSLAGKPPKFTSVPVAMFDVIIGALSVLGTVIPPLRNKAEFARIGRYYATESMLVWDAQRQRYDAAATPSFGNDTLAEYYTKMLRGEVADDRGEHAVF from the coding sequence ATGAATTCCGAACGACTCGCCCCGAAGCGGGTGGTGATGCTGGGTGCCACGGGCACCATCGGGCGGGCGACCGTGCGCGCGCTGCTGCGCCACGGGCATGCCGTGAAGTGTCTGGTGCGTCCCGGGACTGCCCGCGCCGCGCTGCCGGATGGGGTCACGATCCACGAGTGCGTGGTCACCGATCCGCTGTCCATCCGTGACGCGCTGGGGAGCGATCGCTTCGATGCCGTGGTGAGCTGCATGGCGTCGCGCACCGGAGCGCCCAAGGATGCGTGGGCGATCGATCATCAGGCGCATCTGCACCTCCTCGATGCCGCCAAGGGGCATGGCGCCACGCAGTTCGTCCTGCTCTCCGCGATCTGCGTGCAGAAGCCGCGGCTCGAGTTCCAGCGCGCCAAGCTCGCGTTCGAACAGGAGCTGATGGCATCGGGGCTCACCTGGTCCATCGTGCGCCCGACTGCGTTCTTCAAGTCGATCTCGGGGCAGATCGAGCGCGTGCAGCAGGGGAAGCCGTTCCTGCTCTTTGGCGACGGCACGCTCACCGCCTGCAAGCCGATCAGCGACGACGACTGCGCGGAGTATCTCGCGACGTGTCTGCGCGAGCCGGATCGCTGGAATCGCATCCTCCCCATCGGCGGACCGGGGATGGCGATCACGCTCAAGCAGCAGGGCGAACTGCTCTTCTCGCTCGCCGGTAAGCCGCCCAAGTTCACGAGCGTGCCGGTGGCGATGTTCGACGTGATCATCGGCGCGCTCTCGGTGCTGGGCACCGTCATCCCGCCGCTCAGGAACAAGGCGGAGTTCGCGCGTATCGGCCGCTACTACGCCACCGAGAGCATGCTCGTGTGGGATGCGCAGCGCCAGCGCTACGACGCCGCTGCCACGCCGTCATTCGGCAACGATACGCTGGCCGAGTACTACACGAAAATGCTCCGCGGTGAAGTGGCCGACGATCGCGGCGAGCATGCGGTGTTCTGA